One genomic segment of Impatiens glandulifera chromosome 6, dImpGla2.1, whole genome shotgun sequence includes these proteins:
- the LOC124942372 gene encoding probable histone H2A.1 — protein sequence METTTGIAKKGAGGRKGGDSRKKSVTKSIKAGLQFPVGRVGRYLKKGRYAQRVGSGAPVYLAAVLEYLAAEVLELAGNAARDNKKNRIIPRHLLLAVRNDVELGRLLSGVTIAHGGVLPNINPVLLPKKNDKALNEGKSPSKATKSPKKSA from the exons ATGGAAACCACCACCGGAATAGCAAAGAAGGGCGCCGGAGGAAGAAAGGGAGGTGATTCAAGGAAGAAATCGGTGACTAAGTCCATAAAGGCCGGTCTTCAATTCCCCGTCGGTCGTGTTGGTCGTTACTTGAAGAAGGGAAGATATGCTCAACGAGTTGGGTCCGGAGCTCCGGTGTACTTGGCCGCAGTTCTTGAGTATCTGGCAGCTGAG GTTCTTGAGTTAGCTGGTAATGCAGCGAGGGATAACAAGAAGAATAGGATCATTCCAAGGCATCTTCTGCTTGCGGTGAGGAATGATGTTGAATTGGGGAGGTTGCTATCTGGAGTTACCATTGCTCACGGCGGTGTTCTGCCAAATATTAACCCTGTTCTTTTGCCCAAGAAGAATGACAAGGCATTGAATGAAGGGAAATCTCCATCCAAGGCAACCAAATCTCCCAAGAAATCAGCTTAG
- the LOC124942373 gene encoding probable histone H2A.1 yields METTGIAKKGAGGRKGGDSRKKSVTKSIKAGLQFPVGRVGRYLKKGRYAQRVGSGAPVYLAAVLEYLAAEVLELAGNAARDNKKNRIIPRHLLLAVRNDVELGRLLSGVTIAHGGVLPNINPVLLPKKNDKPLNEGKSPAKATKSPKKSA; encoded by the exons ATGGAAACCACTGGAATAGCAAAGAAGGGCGCCGGAGGAAGAAAGGGAGGTGATTCAAGGAAGAAATCGGTGACTAAGTCCATAAAGGCCGGTCTTCAATTCCCCGTCGGTCGTGTTGGTCGTTACTTGAAGAAGGGAAGATATGCTCAACGAGTTGGGTCTGGAGCTCCGGTGTACTTGGCCGCAGTTCTTGAATATCTGGCAGCTGAG GTTCTTGAGTTAGCTGGTAATGCAGCGAGGGATAACAAGAAGAACAGAATCATTCCAAGGCATCTTCTGCTTGCGGTGAGGAATGATGTGGAATTGGGGAGGTTGCTATCTGGAGTTACCATTGCTCACGGCGGCGTTCTGCCAAATATTAACCCGGTTCTTTTGCCCAAGAAGAATGACAAGCCATTGAATGAAGGGAAATCTCCAGCAAAGGCAACCAAATCACCCAAGAAATCAGCTTAG